Proteins found in one Thermodesulfobacteriota bacterium genomic segment:
- the tadA gene encoding tRNA adenosine(34) deaminase TadA codes for MTTNSDDGKYMRLAIEEAIKARDMGEVPVGAVIVGEDGEIISKAHNLCETTSDPTAHAEILAIREAARKLENWRLTGATLYVTLEPCAMCMGAMVLARIKRVVFGVLDSKSGAVMSLYNIGVDRKLNHTVEVKEGVLKDDCAFLLRDFFKSIRLGKS; via the coding sequence ATGACAACCAATTCCGACGACGGAAAATACATGCGTCTGGCTATCGAGGAGGCGATAAAGGCCAGGGATATGGGGGAGGTACCGGTTGGTGCAGTAATTGTAGGCGAAGATGGTGAAATTATTTCTAAAGCCCATAACCTTTGTGAAACAACCAGTGACCCGACGGCACATGCCGAAATCCTGGCAATCAGGGAAGCGGCGAGGAAGCTCGAAAATTGGCGTTTAACTGGTGCAACCCTCTACGTTACGCTTGAGCCTTGTGCGATGTGTATGGGAGCGATGGTACTGGCCAGGATTAAAAGGGTTGTGTTTGGGGTATTAGATTCGAAGTCCGGGGCGGTTATGTCTCTCTACAATATCGGTGTGGATAGAAAGTTAAACCACACCGTGGAGGTTAAAGAGGGGGTATTAAAAGATGATTGCGCTTTTCTATTAAGAGATTTTTTTAAAAGCATCCGTCTGGGAAAATCTTAG
- a CDS encoding 4-hydroxyphenylacetate 3-hydroxylase C-terminal domain-containing protein produces the protein MFLAGEWQYAGSLTEAFATHHRLSCIGCRAGLGDMLIGASTLMAEANGLDPMKVGHIREKISELIKFTESFYACGVASSVFGNETPAGNLSPEPVYANIGKLLQGLNIYDMYKISHEVSGWILVISPYPEDMEVPSVKDRLSRYLRAREDVPADHRVKIARLLEDITASYQGGWYSVISIHSGGSPEAKMEIIQEYNLVESFTGRNFPIPPYRPALSLQGFDQDLHPCFIRTLITNEDFVHLIPPP, from the coding sequence GTGTTTCTTGCGGGAGAATGGCAATACGCCGGCTCGCTCACAGAAGCATTTGCAACCCATCACCGGCTAAGCTGCATCGGATGCCGGGCCGGGCTTGGAGACATGCTAATCGGCGCCTCCACCCTTATGGCCGAGGCAAACGGGTTAGACCCGATGAAAGTAGGCCACATACGAGAAAAGATATCGGAACTCATAAAATTCACCGAGTCCTTCTACGCCTGCGGTGTGGCCTCCTCGGTCTTTGGGAATGAAACCCCAGCCGGAAATCTCTCTCCTGAACCGGTATATGCAAATATCGGAAAGCTCCTCCAGGGACTTAACATCTACGACATGTATAAAATTTCTCATGAAGTATCGGGCTGGATACTAGTAATATCGCCATACCCCGAGGACATGGAGGTTCCAAGTGTAAAGGATAGACTCTCTAGATATTTGCGGGCAAGGGAAGATGTTCCCGCAGATCATAGGGTCAAGATTGCAAGACTCCTCGAAGACATTACCGCATCTTACCAAGGAGGATGGTACTCCGTTATAAGCATTCACAGCGGCGGCTCACCCGAAGCGAAAATGGAGATAATACAGGAATATAACCTAGTCGAAAGCTTTACCGGGAGGAATTTCCCTATCCCACCATACAGACCAGCCCTCTCGCTCCAGGGCTTCGACCAGGACCTTCACCCTTGTTTTATCCGAACTCTTATAACTAATGAAGATTTCGTCCATTTAATTCCTCCCCCGTAA
- a CDS encoding phage holin family protein, which yields MLHLIVSWFLSALSLVVVSHIIPGFVVQGFGSALIAAVVIGLINATLGLVLKILTLPISILTFGLFLLVINALMLQLASKLVSGFVVNGFWPAFFGAIVLAIVNMVLKGLVFGD from the coding sequence ATGCTTCACTTGATAGTTAGCTGGTTTCTTAGTGCTCTTAGTCTGGTGGTTGTTTCTCACATTATTCCCGGTTTTGTGGTGCAGGGTTTTGGCTCCGCTTTAATAGCCGCGGTGGTCATAGGATTAATCAATGCCACCTTGGGTCTCGTGCTCAAAATCCTGACACTTCCCATTTCCATCCTAACATTCGGACTCTTTCTTTTGGTAATTAATGCCCTGATGTTACAATTGGCGTCAAAGCTGGTGTCTGGCTTCGTAGTCAATGGCTTCTGGCCGGCATTCTTCGGAGCAATAGTGTTGGCCATAGTGAACATGGTCCTGAAGGGCCTGGTTTTTGGGGATTAA